ttttgttgttgttttgctttacaTCGAGTTCCACTTGACTACGCAGAGTCTCCAGCaggtttaaatgttttcattttgaataaATAGATAATAGAAAATGCACAGAAAGTCTTTAAGTTGTCCATTCTAGACATTCTCACCATGGACTGAGCAAGGGTCTTTTGAACGAGGTTGACACAGCGTTGGTACACGGGCTCACAGTAGGGCAGGAAGCCACTCTGCAGTGCTGTGGCTACAGATGACAGACACTGAGGAAGGTAGGAATTGTGGGTTAGATACAAAAATCATGGATATTATGCAAAAATTTGACACCTTTAAGTGTGCATGAGAAACTCACTTCTAACAAAGGGAAAAGATCTTTGTCTTCATCTTTTAGTTGGTTCCATTTCTGGATCAAGGGTGGCATCAACATCTGGATGTACTCCTAATACATATCACACATTGAATGCACCGATAACAATGGCTGCCAATGTATTCTATTTTACATTCAAACAAATAcagcttttttgatattttacaAAAATAAGTACATGACAACAGCAGTATTAATGTTAGATTTGCATAGAAATGTGAAGTGAAATCCAGCAAATGCTTCTGTTTTGCATACCGGTTTATTGAGATGGTGGCCCACTGAATCTGCAAGTGTTCCTATTGCATCATAAAGAATTAGCAGATTTTTATGTTGGTACTTGCTGAAAGCAAACACCAGTGTGTCCAGGATGAATGCCAGGTAGGGCACCAGCTCTGTACAAGCCTCCTCCTCCAAAGTGGCAAAGGCACTGGCAGGGAAAGATTAAAAATGGGGGGTTAAAGCAATGTGTGAAAGTAACTACTCTGAAATTTGGATGCACCTGAATCCTTCAGGGAAATATGTGGgaaacacagatgcaaaaaaaaaaagaaaaaagaaaaaaagtcagagtTAATGTGCTGTAAAATGAGAGACATGGCTTTATCATCTCACTCACCTGCAAGCAGCCTCCTGCACACGCTTGTTGCTATCCAAAATGCGTTTGAGCAGCTCTGTCATTAAAGGCTTCAGGTAAACATCCGGAGGCTGGCTGACAACCCAGTGTGCATAGCGGCTCAGTGTCCAACAGGTGATAGAACGCACCAGGGCTTTTGTGTCAGACAAACACTGGATGAGATGAGGGATGAGCTCAGGCAGGTATGGGATCATTCCTTGCATGCAGCCTGGAGAAAAAGGATAACAAAAGTATTGTTTCAAAGTGGTACTTCTTCTGATTTTATATTCAAAGAGGGACCTCCCTCTCTTCAATTTCTCTTCATTTCCCCCTTCTTACCTTCAGCTATAGCCCCCAGCACTAGGATTCCAGACTCTTTAACTACCCACTCtggatggaaaagcagctctttgAGAAGAGGCAGGATGTGCATCAACAGATCTTCCCTGAACACGTTGGCCAACACGTCGAGCGCTGCTGCTGAACACTTGCCTaacagcacacacatacacagaaacaAAGATCATACAGATGTAACAAGCATAATACAAACAAGCAGAAGACAATTAGTACACCATCTGCTTTTTGGGACTGTTAAAAAGGTGCACGATGTGGCATGTTTGTTCTACTGATTATAAAGTTACATAAAacctaagaaaaatgagatcttCCTCTTCTCTATTAGCCGTTTGGACTACAAGACAATGCAGGGCTCCTTTCAGTGGAGTTCATGGATAAAGAGCCACTATGAATTATTTTGAAACAACCATCACAGAGCAATCTAGACAGTTAAATTTAGATATGCACTGAACTCACGCAGGTTCCAGTCAGAGATAGTATCATCATCATCTAGTTCgtcatcttcatcctcctcatcctcaaTTCCATCACCCTCATGCTGTTGGGCAACAGTGCGGGAGCGATGGAAGCGTGGTCTGATGTCTTGCTCGTTGTCTGGAATGGCCTCATCCTCTTCAATGTCTCCCTGAAAATGAACGTATGGTATAAAAATTCTTCAGCGTGTAGGCATTAGCATGAGAGTTCAGTCAGCTGAAACCAGAAATTAGCTATGCATTTTGTGTTGTAAAATGTATACAACTCTAATTTGTTTGTACATCACAAACAACTTAACTGCATGTCAGCTTGACTCCTGGAGCAGTTTATCATTGTACCGTCACGTAAACATATTAGGCAGTACAAACTGACCTTGAGCAGAATGATGTCAATCTCAGAGTACTTCATCCCGTTGACAAGCACCGGAGTGAGCCTGGAGCAGCGGCGGGAAAAATGATGAGAACAAAGGGCAAGGTTAGGGCAGAACTCACAGGCAATTACTCACATTTGGTCCCTGCTGTGGACACAGTTTAATGTGACAATTTGGTGACAGATGTTAAACCTGAGGTCAACTCTTAATCAGCCACCGTGAGGTGAGGAAAAATAACACCCTAGTACAAGGTCTTCGCTGACTTGCTGCCAAGGCTGCTATGAATCAGCTACTTTCAAAACCAGCATAAGTCTGTACATTACAtctggctctgtgtgtgtgtgtgtgtgtgtgtgtgtgtgtgtgtgtgtgtatattttcttACTGGGAGAGGTGGCCACACAGCACTTCCTTACACACCGGCTGCTCGGCCAGTGTCAGCCAGAACTCACAGGCCTCTAAGGCAACATTCtcgtcatggtcctgagtcctCTGTAGCAtgtactgaatttaaaaaacaaaacaaaacatacaaataaacaaagacattttcacGTACAAATCTGAATATTTCATCCCAAAGGAAGGAATGCAACCAAATCTAAAACCTGCGACGCACTACTATGATTCTGTTCAGAGAAtagttcatttcatttttgtctTATTATAATGACCATGGTGTATGTTTGATCAATGCCTCTAAGAGGAGTTGGGGAACAGACAATCTATATCAAACTTACTACATAAATTCTTATAGTACCAGGATCATCAACATCTATACAGCTTTTGGAAATAATTTTTACCTCACAGATAATATAAGTGTATAAGCTGATCTAAAAACGAACCACAACATTATAGTACATCAGTGCGTGCCTGTGAATTGTCCTCATCTTTAACGTTCATGAGTTCAGTACACGTTGCATATATGTTTTATAAGGTCCAAAGATTTGCAAGAGTCTAAATCAAGCAGTGATGTGAGTAACTGTAACTGGTTACTTTGTCTTCTATAATGAATAACTcacaaggaagaagaagaaagaaaaagtatttctaatttgtttgtttggtgcTTTTGAACATCTGACTACTATGATATaatgaatataaaaataataaaatgataaattcACAAAAAGTGTTTGTATTTTAATACATGAGTAAAGAAAGTGAAGCCAGTAACACAACTAAAAGCTACCCGTGCATGTCTATTGTTTAAACTAAACCCATCAGAGAAAAGCAAATGGGCTGATAAAGAGTAAGCAATAACTCTTTATGAGAAACTATTTTATAGATTTAGTGGGCAAGCAAATAATTATTCAGCAAAGTCATGTTTGCAAAATTGGggggaaaaataaattaaattaaaacaaacaaacaaaaaaaaaaacaaaaacacagcccTACTTTATTCAGCCATGTTCATCAGAATGACATAAAACGACCTCCAGTACAACAGAGTTGCTTACTGCTGTGTTATTAATAGAGGTTTATGTCATATGTCATATTTACTCAGGGTTCATCCACATTTTCCATTTCAAAATGTCATATTTATCCACACTCCTGAGGtttattgagaaaaaaaaaagaaaaaagaaaaaaaagaaaaaacaccctgAATTTAACAACAAGCTACATGATTTTTAGGTATCTAACATGCAAGTTTCATTTTGAAGAGCACACTGTTATCCCCCCCCATTTCCTTTTTACATGAATACATTAGGGTGGTCGTGGCTTCTCCACTAGCTGACTCACTAATGTAAGTGATTCAATCCTGGCTCTTCAGGTATGCATGCCAAAAGGGCTTTGGGTAAAGTGTTTTAAGTATATGTATAAaaggtactgtgtgtgtgtgtgtgtgtgtgtgtgtgtgtgtgtgtgtgtgtgtgtgtgtgtgtgtgtgtgtgtgtgtgtgtgtgtgtaaacatggCTTGTGCTGCAATGCCCATTCAATGGTTAAATGGACTATAGTACGTGCCAAATAAATGATAGTCCATTTATGTTACTATATAATCCAAAAATGTTCTGTCAAGCTTGACATTTGACCATCTGAAATGCTGACTTAATATAATTCAAAGACTGTAGAGGGAGCTGTGTGGAGGAGTGTGCATTCGGGTGCAGGCTAAGGTTGGCCTGCTCTCTCACATAGTAGTATTTTGTCTGAGGTGCCTGCCTTCCCCAAATGCTATTGAAAAAACACTGCAGAACACAGGGAGAATCTAGAACTATACCACCTCTCTAAACCTTGAAAACCCATTTCAATACTGCACCGATTCCCCGATTATCAGCTTTTAGGCGCCTCCCTTTTAGTTAATATAGTCATTCTTCATCTTTACAATACACTCACCTCTATGATGTTATGCATGTGTGGCAGGAGACGATCGAGGCGAACCTCAAGCAACATAACAAGAGCTCTACAAACATTCTTCCTCACTTCTGGCTCATCATCTGTTGCCAGTGCAAAGAGATTCTACAGAGGGCAGGGCGACAGCTTAAAGTTAATACCACTGTTGGCAATAACATAAGAATAAATATGATTGAGAGGGGAATAGTCAATACAGTAATGCAGAACATTACAGATAATGTACCAGTGTTTTAGATGTTTGTGAATGTACACAGTTCTGCGATTTGCTGTATGTATAATCTGTAGCCATTTGCTTTAAATGTCCAGTTTACTATATCAAAATGTTAAATATATACCCCATATCTTTAAAAGACATAACAAAGAAAGACATACATTGAGGTGCTGCACCATCTTACGGTACAAACTGGCATtacagaaaggccccagcttGACTTCAGTTGAGTTGTCTTCAGCACAGTACACAAATGTTTCGGACATAAAGTCATAGCTGTTCGATTTATGACGGCTTTAGTTCATTTATTACACTTTTAAACTATTAATTGCTACTAActattcagttttttttgtgCTTCAGCCTCTGCCAAATATCTGACTTCAATtttcttattattaatctcttctCCCAAGCCCTAAACATAATATAATTTGCAATAATTTGCATGAGGCTTGGCATATGCGGCGACTGATTGGAGAAAGCCACAAACTGGAGAGGTAAATCCCAAACTGTCAGAGGAATAGCTCGCCTTATTGAAGTGACCCTTTAGTAgcttctgtttctttcttttgggGCCAatgatttgttttgcatatagatacacttaaaaaaaaaaacaaagcataatAGATAATATAAAGGAGCATTAGAGTCTGACTTGCCTCAATGAAAGGATCGATGTGAAGCATAAGAGCCTGAGTCCTGCTGATGATGAACTGATTGACGCAGGCGATGGCATGAGACCTGCAACAGAGTAACAACCACATTAGAGTCACACCGACATGTTTTCCTCACATGTTGCACACTGTGAATGTAGCCTCTGTATTATTATTTGCCCCATCTCCTCCAATCTAACCTCCAAATATGAGAAAGCTCTCTCTCTACAGGAGTTTTACACTGCAACAGACACTCGTTGTGTGTCGTCTCTAAGAAACATAAGACAGACTGAAAATGTACATACTGGCTGTGTATTCAGATTTAGACTAGACATTTTATTGTATCCAACAAATGGAGAATAGTTCAGGCAAGACACAAAGTCACAGTTTTGGTACACCAGCTGATATCAGCTGGAATGTCAAGTAAGTCCCAGTAGAAGTTTTTCATCAATTTTAAATTACTGAGGAGGAAAGGAACCATCTTCATTTGCTTAAAGTAGTTTTAACTGAAAAGTATGCACCGTCACTAAACAGGTATAATAAACAGCATTCACAGACAATTTAAATGCAATGCCATGCACATTCTAAAAGAGCGTAACAGACTAGGTCAtttcaaataataaaacatcCATGTGTAAGTGAAAGGTTCAAAGGACAATGTAACTTAAATTCAACTTCAGTCAgcaaaattggaaaaaaagaagtattATGATACCTAATCTTAGGACTGCTGTGTTTGAAAAACTGCAAGAACTTGGGGATCATGATGTTCAGAGGACGGTCCAGCATGTCACTGTCCAGGATCTCAGCAGAGTCCTCGCAGATCTTCTGAAGAGCTCCGAAAGCTCCCTgaaaccaaaggaaaaaaatggcaTAAGGAAAAGACAGCAAAGTAAAcaatgagaaagaaagagacatGATGGAAGATTTAATTTTTCTGCTAATTTATCAGGAAGTTAACCCCAAAATACTGAGACACTGAAGTAGACAGTAGGAATAAAATGTATTTGGAACTGGTCTTATTTGCCTGATTCTCATCTAACATTGAGGCAAAATTTACTGTATAATAACATAATTTGCTTCATTGCATAGTAAGAATAAAGTCTGCAATCGGAAGCACGCATAAGAGCCAAAGGCTTTACATGCTTAGGAGCCAAATATGACAGGTACAATGTAAGAGGCCAcacagtgaaataaataaattgcccGTATGGTACACTATAGTCATATTACAATCACGCATATTTAAACCCAAGCCCAAAACAAAATCACCCTGGTTCTATAAATCCACATACTGTGTATAAGCTCTGTAACATATGAGACATGGAGGATCATAGTGCTAGTATTTGCACAGTGAAAGCACTAAATAATACATTCCACCTTCTCATCCATGATGTTCAATAGGATTCATCCACTTTTGCTCTAATAACCTTCAAACAGTtggcgcacacatacacacgcacaagcTGCTTGACAGATGGTTAGTATGCATGCTCACGATATGCTGCAGACTTCAGTCTCtctcacaaaaataaataaataaataaaaacattgcaGCCTGAGAGGAAGATACAAGAAACGGCACAGCACTGACACCAACGCTGTCTGAAATGTGTTTCTATGGAAACCACTCCCATGTCGGCATTCCTTTTAGAGGACAGATACAGAGCCATCtccacaagagaaaaaaaaaaaaaaaaaaaaaaaaagaggggaaaaatatGCTCAGAACCACAGGGGTGACACAAGACGAGGAGGCTAAGGTTAAATCAAGGTCACAAACAAGAAGGGACAAAGGAAATTTATGAAGGGGGAAAAAGGCATTTCTTTCATCAGACTGAATCTTGATGCCAGCAGGTAATCAGAGACAGCAGTGGAAATTTCCTTTTGGAATTTGGAGATGACATTGAGAGAACTGCTAATGGCACCTAGAAACAGACGAAAGGAGACAGTTCCTTTAATTGTATAAGACATGCTGCTGTTTAAGCTAAGAATTGGaaatccaaacaaacaaacaaaaaaagtaaacagaTGTCATATACATAAGCCATGATATAAAAATCTCATGACAACCCCCAAAATGTCAGATTTATCTTAATGTTGAAAAACATGACTGGGTTACTAATGAGCTATTTAGAAGAAAGACTTCCTTTTTCCCCCTCCTATCCATATGTATTCAAGATCACTGGGGTTTAAATGCTGGCATGGCATGATATGTTAACACACATCACGACTAATCAAGAATAATGACCAGACTAACTGATAATGCAATTGTTGGTTGCGAACCTGCGTGGGAACCCAAACAAATATTTCATATTACGCACAACTGTGCTCCAGCGCTGCACACAGTGACGTCAAAACATAATACAGGCATTTGTGTGTGTCAAGAGAGAAGTGCAAAGTAATGGGAGTGGCCTGCAAGTGTTTCAATGATATGCAAGTATCTAAAGTGTAATCTTCCTTTCAAGTCCTGCTACTGAAGGTCGTTCACTGTGAGAATGCAATTCACGCAGATGGCTGTGAGCCACggcaaagaagaaaaataataatgcacATGTAGTCGACTAAACGGCTCCTTCAGAATCCTGCCcttgaaatgtgaataatgCTACAAATGAGCACTGAGGTGGCAGAGCATTATC
The Maylandia zebra isolate NMK-2024a linkage group LG7, Mzebra_GT3a, whole genome shotgun sequence DNA segment above includes these coding regions:
- the tnpo1 gene encoding transportin-1 encodes the protein MECEWKPDEQGLQQILQLLKESQSPDTSTQRSVQQRLEQLNQYPDFNNYLIFVLTKLKSEDEPTRSLSGLILKNNVKAHYQNFPNGVSDFIKSECLQNIGDSSPLIRATVGILITTIASKGELQNWPELLPKLCLLLDSEDYNTCEGAFGALQKICEDSAEILDSDMLDRPLNIMIPKFLQFFKHSSPKIRSHAIACVNQFIISRTQALMLHIDPFIENLFALATDDEPEVRKNVCRALVMLLEVRLDRLLPHMHNIIEYMLQRTQDHDENVALEACEFWLTLAEQPVCKEVLCGHLSQLTPVLVNGMKYSEIDIILLKGDIEEDEAIPDNEQDIRPRFHRSRTVAQQHEGDGIEDEEDEDDELDDDDTISDWNLRKCSAAALDVLANVFREDLLMHILPLLKELLFHPEWVVKESGILVLGAIAEGCMQGMIPYLPELIPHLIQCLSDTKALVRSITCWTLSRYAHWVVSQPPDVYLKPLMTELLKRILDSNKRVQEAACSAFATLEEEACTELVPYLAFILDTLVFAFSKYQHKNLLILYDAIGTLADSVGHHLNKPEYIQMLMPPLIQKWNQLKDEDKDLFPLLECLSSVATALQSGFLPYCEPVYQRCVNLVQKTLAQSMLHQSQPEQYEAPDKDFMIVALDLLSGLAEGLGGTIEQLVARSNILTLMYQCMQDKMPEVRQSSFALLGDLTKACFQHVKPCIADFMPILGTNLNPELISVCNNATWAIGEISIQMGPEMQPYIAMVLHQLVEIINRPNTPKTLLENTAITIGRLGYVCPQEVAPMLQQFIRPWCTCLRNIRDNEEKDSAFRGICTMISVNPGGVVQDFIFFCDAVASWVNPKDDLRDMFYKILHGFKNQVGDDNWRRFADQFPMPLKERLATFYGV